The window GCTGATCAGCACTCAGCGGTTGCCAAAAATTTAATGTAGGATTATAGTGATCGGCCTGGTACCGAAATGGCGACGCCATCCCGGAAACACCCGCTTTTACATACGTAGCACGATCAAAAAGATAGCCCTTCCAATACGCACTACCTTTTAACCACAAACGTTCCTGTGGCTGCATAGGAATAGTTCCCGTCGGCGAAAGATAACTGTCTGCAAAGCGATGGAAAATCGTTGATCCTTCAAATTCAAAATGGGTCAAATTCCATTCGAAAAAGGCCGTAGCCGACTGCGAGGCATAGCTATCAACATTTGCAAACAAACTATCCGACATCATAATGCCATCGGTAATATCTTTATGCTGCCCGCGAACGCCAATTTTAGTATCAGGAGTAATATGATATTTAAGCTCCCCGCGAACCTCCTGCACTTTTTCATTTTGTAAGTCTGGGTTACCATTTAAATTCTGGGAATCCCAATACAGCTGTTGCGGCGTAGGCATTACCGATCCCGATGAGAGTCCGGCTGAAAGCAGAAAATCGCCTATAAACATTTCTCCTTCCCCATTCAGCAAATAAGACTGAAACCCATCGCTTCTAATTTGAAATTCAGCATCGCCAATCAGGCTTAAAAATGGAATCACATCAATACTCAAGCTACCATCAACCCTGGCTGTGCCCCAGTTATCAGCGAAGAAACTTCGTTGTGTGGGCGTATTGTTTAAAAAGTACTGGCCATTAGCTCCCCCTTCCAACTCCAGCCCGCCCCACTGCCACCATTTACGAATATTTGCACCATACGATGATAAGCTATACCCGGTGGTGTCGTTTGTTACATCTATCAAGCGTTCATTGGCTTTACGAAATAATCCCACCCGGAAGTGATCGTTGGTTTCCGTTGAATCAGCCTTGCGTTGATAGTAGTTCAAAGCCAATATACTGGTGCTCTTCTCAGAAACTGCAGATGGTTGATTAGGAGAGGTCGTATAACGATCAAAGTTGTAGGCAAAATGGTTGGGAATGTTGTATCCAAATGGTAGACTCACATCATCACTATTAGTAACGTAGTTTAATTTCAAATACTGGTTGTTCCCCAAATGATGACTGGCTTTGGCATAAATTTGTCGACCGGTAGTTTGAGAATTATCATATTCACCCCCTGTGCGTCGATCCCAATAGCTCAGTTCAATATTAGTACGCTGGGACAAATTATGGCTCACTTCAAACTCAAGGTTGCGATGGTTAAACTTACTTTCGCTGTATATTAACCTCGACAGTGGCTTATTGATGTAATATTGGTGATTAAAATACCGAGATCGATGGATTGTACCCACATCACGCTCATAAAACGCCGAAACCTTACTCTGTGGAATAATTCCCCAATTTACCGTTCCCGAAACCGGGTCATTAAGTGAAATATCCTCCCAATATAACTGCTGATAACGCGGCTCATGCGCATTACGCTGCACGGCATTCGATCGGTAGCTGGTCCCCAGCCGATAACTTATAATCCCGGGTTCACGATTTAGTTTATACGTCCAGTCCGGCCAGTTTTGCCATCGCAAGGTACTATCAGTTGCTGCCTTTTTAGCTCCCGTTGGCGCACGAAAGTCCCATGGTTGTATCTCCACAAGCTGTTCCTTCTCTTCTCCTATCTCTATAGTATCGTTGGCAGCAGAAAAGGTGGGTGGAAATAAAAATAGGGTATCCGTAGCGGTTGTACTAAGAGCTACTGTATCAGCAGGAAAGGTGTACTCTGGACTAAATAAAAAAAGCGTGTCAATGACTGTCGAATCCAAGGCTACCGAATCTACAGCTGTGGTATCCACCTGCGCCATACCCACTGAGGAAAACCCCAGCAGCAAACAAATAAGATATGTAATACGTAATGATTTCAAGCAGACTGTTTTTTAAATCCGTATGGCATTTCATCTATTCCCAAAATGGAGCGGCGGACTATCTCTAAGGCAACGGCCGACGAGCGTTCTTTATTGATGAGTCGATCATTGGTAAATCGTGCCCTGATTGCAAAATGTTCTTTACTGCTCCAACATCCAATCCAAACTGTACCGACCGGCTTTTCCTTCGTTCCTCCTCCGGGTCCGGCCACCCCCGTTGTGGAGATACCAATATCGGCACCCAAACGCTCAGCTACGCCTTTTGCCATTTGCAGCGCCACCACTTTACTTACCGCACCCTGGCTCTCTAAATCATCCGATAAAACCCCAAGCTGATTAACTTTGACGCTGTTGGCATACGCAATAAGGCCGCCCAGCATATATCGACTACTGCCCGGCACGTCGGTTATAGCATTGGCAATATGTCCGCCGGTACAACTCTCAGCGACACTTATTGTGAGCCCTTTTTCAACCAGCAATTCTCCAACAGATTGCGACAAATTCCAATCCTTGCCCTCTCCAATAATGTATTTACCAGCCTTCTTCTTGATGTGACTAATGACTATACCAATACGGTCATCAATCTCCTTATCGGATCGACCGAAGGCACTTATACGGATACGCGTACCCTGTGTACTTGGTAGATAGGCTACACTTACATGGTCAGGCAGGACGTCATCCAGCGAACCAATAATCTCATCACTAAGTGTACTTTCACCAATGCCAGCCGTAGTAATATAATGAGAGCGGCGAAACTCCGTTTCTCCATTAATCTTGCGAAT of the Fodinibius sp. Rm-B-1B1-1 genome contains:
- a CDS encoding putative porin, which codes for MKSLRITYLICLLLGFSSVGMAQVDTTAVDSVALDSTVIDTLFLFSPEYTFPADTVALSTTATDTLFLFPPTFSAANDTIEIGEEKEQLVEIQPWDFRAPTGAKKAATDSTLRWQNWPDWTYKLNREPGIISYRLGTSYRSNAVQRNAHEPRYQQLYWEDISLNDPVSGTVNWGIIPQSKVSAFYERDVGTIHRSRYFNHQYYINKPLSRLIYSESKFNHRNLEFEVSHNLSQRTNIELSYWDRRTGGEYDNSQTTGRQIYAKASHHLGNNQYLKLNYVTNSDDVSLPFGYNIPNHFAYNFDRYTTSPNQPSAVSEKSTSILALNYYQRKADSTETNDHFRVGLFRKANERLIDVTNDTTGYSLSSYGANIRKWWQWGGLELEGGANGQYFLNNTPTQRSFFADNWGTARVDGSLSIDVIPFLSLIGDAEFQIRSDGFQSYLLNGEGEMFIGDFLLSAGLSSGSVMPTPQQLYWDSQNLNGNPDLQNEKVQEVRGELKYHITPDTKIGVRGQHKDITDGIMMSDSLFANVDSYASQSATAFFEWNLTHFEFEGSTIFHRFADSYLSPTGTIPMQPQERLWLKGSAYWKGYLFDRATYVKAGVSGMASPFRYQADHYNPTLNFWQPLSADQQLPMYNRLDVDISARVRSIMFILRWENVLDDVSQLGYFETAQYPMSQRRFIFSVRALFRN
- a CDS encoding competence/damage-inducible protein A → MQCRIVSIGNELLIGDTVNTNASWLGDVLTEAGIEVTHVYTIGDDLQIMKEVLEESLSASDLVITTGGLGPTHDDITKQAVTELFDCELVLDESVLKFIKKVFKKRNIPFSQSNYHQAEVPDCCEVFFNTQGTAPGMWFDRDGVKLAVLPGVPHEMKHLVNEKVLPRIRKINGETEFRRSHYITTAGIGESTLSDEIIGSLDDVLPDHVSVAYLPSTQGTRIRISAFGRSDKEIDDRIGIVISHIKKKAGKYIIGEGKDWNLSQSVGELLVEKGLTISVAESCTGGHIANAITDVPGSSRYMLGGLIAYANSVKVNQLGVLSDDLESQGAVSKVVALQMAKGVAERLGADIGISTTGVAGPGGGTKEKPVGTVWIGCWSSKEHFAIRARFTNDRLINKERSSAVALEIVRRSILGIDEMPYGFKKQSA